The following coding sequences lie in one Oceanicola sp. 502str15 genomic window:
- a CDS encoding ABC transporter permease subunit, translating to MSDPGILATAAVGADALEGPSGPKPRRRFSRRNIFIYGTLIVVALYYLLPLYVMIVTSLKGMPEIRLGNIFAPPVEITFQPWVKAWAEACTGLNCDGLSRGFWNSVRITVPSVALSILIASVNGYALANWRFKGADIFFTILIFGAFIPYQVMLYPIVIILREIGLYGSLTGLILVHSVFGMPILTLLFRNYFTSLPEELFKAARVDGAGFWQIYFQIMLPMSLPIFVVAMILQVTGIWNDFLFGVVYTKPDLYPMTVQLNNIVNSVQGVKEYNVNMAATLLTGLVPLIIYFISGKLFVRGIAAGAVKG from the coding sequence GTGTCTGATCCGGGCATCCTTGCCACCGCCGCCGTCGGGGCCGATGCGCTCGAGGGGCCGAGCGGCCCCAAGCCGCGCCGCCGGTTTTCGCGGCGCAACATCTTCATCTACGGCACGCTGATCGTGGTGGCGCTCTACTACCTGCTGCCGCTCTACGTGATGATCGTGACCTCGCTGAAGGGGATGCCCGAAATCCGGCTGGGCAACATCTTTGCGCCGCCGGTGGAGATTACCTTTCAGCCATGGGTGAAAGCATGGGCAGAGGCCTGCACCGGGCTGAACTGCGACGGGCTTTCGCGCGGATTCTGGAACTCGGTGCGGATCACGGTGCCCTCGGTAGCGCTCTCGATCTTGATCGCGAGCGTCAACGGCTACGCGCTGGCGAACTGGCGGTTCAAGGGGGCGGATATCTTCTTCACCATCCTGATCTTCGGGGCCTTCATCCCCTATCAGGTGATGCTCTATCCGATCGTCATCATCCTGCGGGAGATCGGGCTGTACGGCTCGCTGACCGGGCTGATCCTTGTGCATTCGGTCTTCGGGATGCCGATTTTGACGCTGCTGTTCCGCAACTACTTCACCTCGCTGCCAGAGGAGCTGTTCAAGGCGGCGCGGGTCGATGGGGCGGGGTTCTGGCAGATTTACTTTCAGATCATGCTGCCAATGTCCCTGCCGATCTTCGTGGTGGCGATGATCCTGCAAGTCACTGGAATCTGGAACGATTTCCTATTCGGCGTGGTCTACACCAAGCCCGACCTCTACCCGATGACGGTGCAGCTCAACAACATCGTCAACTCGGTGCAGGGGGTGAAGGAATACAACGTCAACATGGCGGCGACCCTGCTCACCGGGCTGGTGCCGCTCATCATCTACTTCATCTCGGGAAAGCTCTTCGTGCGTGGCATCGCTGCGGGCGCGGTCAAAGGTTGA
- a CDS encoding ABC transporter ATP-binding protein — MENSIEIKHLDLSFGAVKVLRDLNLEVKQGEFLVLLGSSGCGKSTLLNCIAGLLDVTGGQIWIGGKNVTWEEPSRRGIGMVFQSYALYPQMTVRGNLTFGLKNAGIPKAEIAQRVERAAKVLQMDALLDRKPSALSGGQRQRVAIGRALVRDVDVFLFDEPLSNLDAKLRADLRVEIKQLHATLGNTMIYVTHDQIEAMTLADRIAIMKSGMILQLDSPNEIYNRPASKYVAEFIGSPTMNFFEGEVQGGRFVTGELSIPLEGYGWQGAPGEGAAWLGIRPEHIASDELAASKPFQVEATVDLVEPLGSDTLLRCDVAGRHVWVRIDGQTEIAPGAPLPLGFSAERAHLFDKADETRL; from the coding sequence ATGGAAAACAGTATTGAAATCAAACACCTCGATCTGTCCTTCGGCGCCGTCAAGGTGCTGCGCGACCTGAACCTCGAAGTGAAGCAGGGAGAGTTTCTGGTGCTGCTCGGCTCCTCGGGCTGCGGCAAGTCGACCCTGCTCAACTGCATCGCCGGGCTGCTCGATGTGACCGGCGGGCAGATCTGGATCGGCGGCAAGAACGTGACATGGGAGGAGCCGTCGCGGCGCGGGATCGGCATGGTGTTTCAGAGCTATGCGCTCTACCCGCAGATGACGGTGCGCGGCAATCTGACCTTTGGCCTAAAGAACGCGGGCATCCCCAAGGCGGAAATTGCACAGCGGGTGGAGCGGGCGGCCAAGGTGCTGCAAATGGATGCGCTGCTGGACCGCAAGCCCTCCGCGCTTTCGGGCGGGCAGCGGCAGCGGGTGGCGATTGGCCGGGCGCTGGTGCGCGACGTGGATGTGTTCCTGTTCGACGAGCCGCTCTCCAACCTTGATGCCAAGCTGAGGGCCGACCTGCGGGTGGAGATCAAGCAGCTTCATGCGACGCTGGGCAACACGATGATCTATGTCACCCACGACCAGATCGAGGCGATGACGCTGGCCGACAGGATCGCGATCATGAAAAGCGGGATGATCCTGCAACTCGACTCCCCGAACGAAATCTACAACCGCCCGGCCAGCAAATACGTGGCCGAGTTCATCGGCTCTCCGACGATGAATTTCTTCGAGGGCGAGGTGCAGGGCGGGCGGTTTGTGACCGGCGAACTTTCGATCCCGCTGGAGGGCTATGGCTGGCAGGGCGCGCCGGGGGAGGGCGCGGCATGGCTCGGCATAAGGCCCGAGCATATCGCCAGCGACGAGCTGGCCGCGAGCAAGCCCTTTCAGGTGGAGGCGACGGTGGACCTCGTGGAGCCGCTCGGCTCGGACACGCTGCTGCGCTGCGATGTGGCGGGGCGGCATGTGTGGGTGCGGATCGACGGGCAGACCGAGATCGCCCCCGGCGCGCCCCTGCCGCTCGGCTTTTCGGCCGAGCGCGCGCATCTCTTTGATAAAGCGGACGAAACCCGGCTCTGA
- a CDS encoding sugar phosphate isomerase/epimerase, with protein sequence MTISYQLYSSRDAGPWEEVLRHLASLGYENVEGFGGVYEDPHAFKALLDENGLAMPSGHYFPLASFEEDFDKSMVAAKVLGMERVFCPAPTDAYRNGADLGAWKDLANRLSEAGKRVRGAGLRFGWHNHHWEFMALPDGTLPMHVILDLAPEIEWEMDVAWVVRGGADPLKWIDAWKGRITTAHVKDIAPEGECEDEDGWADVGHGTMDWAGLMAALRGAGVDLFVMEHDKPSDARRFAERSIAAVKEL encoded by the coding sequence ATGACGATTTCATACCAGCTCTATTCCTCCCGCGATGCCGGGCCTTGGGAGGAGGTGCTCAGGCATCTTGCCTCGCTCGGCTACGAGAATGTCGAGGGGTTTGGCGGGGTTTACGAAGACCCCCATGCCTTCAAGGCGCTGCTTGACGAGAACGGGCTGGCGATGCCTTCGGGGCATTACTTTCCGCTCGCCTCCTTCGAGGAGGATTTCGACAAGAGCATGGTGGCCGCCAAGGTGCTTGGCATGGAGCGGGTGTTTTGCCCGGCGCCGACCGACGCGTATCGCAACGGCGCCGATCTGGGCGCGTGGAAGGACCTTGCCAATCGGCTCAGCGAGGCGGGCAAGCGGGTGAGGGGCGCGGGGCTGCGCTTTGGCTGGCACAACCACCATTGGGAGTTCATGGCGCTGCCGGATGGCACCCTGCCGATGCATGTGATCCTCGACCTCGCCCCCGAGATCGAATGGGAGATGGACGTGGCCTGGGTGGTGCGCGGCGGGGCCGATCCGCTGAAGTGGATCGACGCGTGGAAGGGCCGGATCACCACGGCCCATGTGAAGGACATCGCCCCCGAGGGGGAGTGCGAGGATGAAGACGGCTGGGCCGATGTGGGCCACGGCACGATGGATTGGGCCGGGCTGATGGCGGCTCTGAGGGGCGCGGGCGTGGACCTGTTCGTGATGGAGCATGACAAGCCGAGTGACGCGCGGCGCTTTGCAGAGCGCTCCATTGCCGCCGTGAAGGAGCTTTGA